From a single Actinomyces viscosus genomic region:
- a CDS encoding ATP-dependent DNA helicase — MTPTEPDQPGRPDADGSSDRRVLDALDTAVSAIGGSPRRGQTTMAGEVARSVSDGTHLLVQAGTGTGKSLGYLVPAMVHAVETGNRVVVSTATLALQRQVLTKDAPLAADAVEQVTGTRPEVALLKGWQNYLCRHRLEGGYPQDEDESALFGVGDAIAQPAAGHGGDASLGEQVVRLRQWATRTDTGDRDDLVPGVSQRAWAQVSVSRAECLGQSCPLKAECFPELARAAASRADLVVTNHTMLGVVVAGNPGVLPDHQVLIVDEAHELADRVRSQGTIALSAAAVARTAATARKHASVVVSELESAGQTLQLALAELPDGRLEAPIPAALHDALVILAGAARQVASDVRDQARSLGRERSGEAAGALAIARTAVGDLVDALDRMTSESVAQGRDVAWIERPRMGAEPPRLLLAPIEVAGSVAGHLLNGRTSVMTSATLALGESFDPMARALGLTLAEQPWKGIDVGSPFDYPRQGILYVAAHLPRPGAGISEAALDEMLALVEASGGGMLGLFSSRRAAQEAAEVLRGATDLPVYAQGDDQLPTLVQAFADDEAACLVGTLSLWQGVDVPGPTCRLVVIDRIPFPRPDDPVAQARTDAVVAAGGNGFMSVSATHAALLLAQGAGRLIRRSQDRGVVAVLDSRLRTARYGGFLTRSMPALWPTTKPDVVRAALGRLSGRGEVPKA; from the coding sequence GTGACCCCGACCGAGCCGGACCAGCCGGGCCGGCCTGATGCCGACGGCTCCAGTGACCGCAGGGTCCTGGACGCCCTGGACACCGCCGTCTCAGCCATAGGCGGTAGCCCCCGTCGGGGCCAGACCACCATGGCCGGCGAGGTCGCCCGGTCCGTGTCCGACGGCACCCACCTCCTGGTGCAGGCCGGCACCGGAACCGGAAAGTCCCTCGGCTACCTGGTGCCCGCCATGGTCCACGCCGTGGAGACCGGCAACCGCGTCGTGGTCTCCACCGCCACCCTGGCCCTCCAGCGGCAGGTCCTCACCAAGGACGCGCCCCTGGCGGCCGACGCCGTCGAGCAGGTCACCGGAACCCGCCCCGAGGTGGCGCTGCTCAAGGGCTGGCAGAACTACCTGTGCCGCCACCGCCTGGAAGGTGGCTACCCGCAGGACGAGGACGAGTCCGCGCTCTTCGGCGTCGGCGACGCCATCGCCCAACCGGCCGCGGGCCACGGAGGCGACGCGAGCCTGGGGGAGCAGGTGGTGCGCCTGCGCCAGTGGGCGACCAGGACGGACACCGGTGACCGCGATGACCTCGTCCCCGGCGTCTCCCAGCGGGCCTGGGCGCAGGTCTCCGTCTCCCGGGCCGAGTGCCTGGGCCAGTCCTGCCCCCTGAAGGCTGAGTGCTTCCCCGAGCTGGCCCGCGCCGCCGCCTCCCGCGCCGACCTCGTGGTCACCAACCACACCATGCTCGGCGTCGTCGTGGCCGGCAACCCCGGGGTCCTGCCCGACCACCAGGTCCTTATCGTCGACGAGGCCCACGAGCTGGCCGACCGGGTCCGCTCTCAGGGCACCATCGCCCTGTCAGCGGCCGCCGTGGCCCGCACCGCCGCCACCGCCCGCAAGCATGCCTCCGTCGTCGTCAGCGAGCTGGAGTCCGCCGGACAGACCCTCCAGCTCGCCCTGGCCGAGCTGCCTGACGGCCGGCTGGAGGCGCCGATACCCGCCGCCCTGCACGACGCGCTCGTGATCCTGGCCGGCGCCGCCCGACAGGTCGCCTCCGACGTGCGCGACCAGGCCCGCTCCCTAGGCCGCGAGCGCTCCGGCGAGGCCGCCGGGGCACTGGCGATCGCCCGCACCGCCGTCGGTGACCTGGTCGACGCCCTGGACCGCATGACCTCGGAGTCGGTGGCCCAGGGGCGCGACGTCGCCTGGATCGAGCGGCCCCGCATGGGCGCTGAGCCCCCACGGCTCCTCCTGGCGCCCATCGAGGTGGCCGGCTCAGTGGCCGGCCACCTGCTGAACGGGCGCACCAGCGTCATGACCTCGGCGACCCTCGCCCTGGGGGAGAGCTTCGACCCCATGGCCCGGGCCCTGGGACTGACCCTGGCCGAGCAGCCCTGGAAGGGCATCGACGTCGGCTCCCCCTTCGACTACCCCCGTCAGGGAATCCTCTACGTCGCCGCCCACCTGCCGCGCCCCGGCGCCGGCATCTCCGAGGCCGCCCTGGACGAGATGCTCGCCCTGGTCGAGGCCTCCGGCGGCGGCATGCTGGGACTCTTCTCCTCCCGGCGCGCCGCGCAGGAGGCCGCCGAGGTGCTGCGCGGCGCCACCGACCTGCCCGTCTACGCCCAGGGGGACGACCAGCTGCCCACCCTCGTGCAGGCCTTCGCCGACGACGAGGCCGCCTGCCTGGTGGGCACCCTCTCGCTGTGGCAGGGCGTGGACGTGCCCGGGCCCACCTGCCGCCTCGTCGTCATCGACCGCATCCCCTTCCCCCGCCCCGACGACCCGGTCGCCCAGGCCCGTACCGACGCCGTCGTGGCCGCCGGGGGCAACGGGTTCATGAGCGTGTCGGCCACCCACGCCGCGCTGCTGCTGGCCCAGGGGGCGGGCCGCCTCATCCGCCGCAGCCAGGACCGCGGCGTGGTGGCCGTGCTGGACTCGCGTCTGCGCACCGCCCGCTACGGGGGATTCCTCACTCGCTCCATGCCCGCCCTGTGGCCGACGACGAAGCCCGATGTGGTCCGCGCCGCCCTCGGGCGCCTGTCCGGCCGCGGTGAGGTTCCAAAGGCGTAG